The stretch of DNA NNNNNNNNNNNNNNNNNNNNNNNNNNNNNNNNNNNNNNNNNNNNNNNNNNNNNNNNNNNNNNNNNNNNNNNNNNNNNNNNNNNNNNNNNNNNNNNNNNNNNNNNNNNNNNNNNNNNNNNNNNNNNNNNNNNNNNNNNNNNNNNNNNNNNNNNNNNNNNNNNNNNNNNNNNNNNNNNNNNNNNNNNNNNNNNNNNNNNNNNNNNNNNNNNNNNNNNNNNNNNNNNNNNNNNNNNNNNNNNNNNNNNNNNNNNNNNNNNNNNNNNNNNNNNNNNNNNNNNNNNNNNNNNNNNNNNNNNNNNNNNNNNNNNNNNNNNNNNNNNNNNNNNNNNNNNNNNNNNNNNNNNNNNNNNNNNNNNNNNNNNNNNNNNNNNNNNNNNNNNNNNNNNNNNNNNNNNNNNNNNNNNNNNNNNNNNNNNNNNNNNNNNNNNNNNNNNNNNNNNNNNNNNNNNNNNNNNNNNNNNNNNNNNNNNNNNNNNNNNNNNNNNNNNNNNNNNNNNNNNNNNNNNNNNNNNNNNNNNNNNNNNNNNNNNNNNNNNNNNNNNNNNNNNNNNNNNNNNNNNNNNNNNNNNNNNNNNNNNNNNNNNNNNNNNNNNNNNNNNNNNNNNNNNNNNNNNNNNNNNNNNNNNNNNNNNNNNNNNNNNNNNNNNNNNNNNNNNNNNNNNNNNNNNNNNNNNNNNNNNNNNNNNNNNNNNNNNNNNNNNNNNNNNNNNNNNNNNNNNNNNNNNNNNNNNNNNNNNNNNNNNNNNNNNNNNNNNNNNNNNNNNNNNNNNNNNNNNNNNNNNNNNNNNNNNNNNNNNNNNNNNNNNNNNNNNNNNNNNNNNNNNNNNNNNNNNNNNNNNNNNNNNNNNNNNNNNNNNNNNNNNNNNNNNNNNNNNNNNNNNNNNNNNNNNNNNNNNNNNNNNNNNNNNNNNNNNNNNNNNNNNNNNNNNNNNNNNNNNNNNNNNNNNNNNNNNNNNNNNNNNNNNNNNNNNNNNNNNNNNNNNNNNNNNNNNNNNNNNNNNNNNNNNNNNNNNNNNNNNNNNNNNNNNNNNNNNNNNNNNNNNNNNNNNNNNNNNNNNNNNNNNNNNNNNNNNNNNNNNNNNNNNNNNNNNNNNNNNNNNNNNNNNNNNNNNNNNNNNNNNNNNNNNNNNNNNNNNNNNNNNNNNNNNNNNNNNNNNNNNNNNNNNNNNNNNNNNNNNNNNNNNNNNNNNNNNNNNNNNNNNNNNNNNNNNNNNNNNNNNNNNNNNNNNNNNNNNNNNNNNNNNNNNNNNNNNNNNNNNNNNNNNNNNNNNNNNNNNNNNNNNNNNNNNNNNNNNNNNNNNNNNNNNNNNNNNNNNNNNNNNNNNNNNNNNNNNNNNNNNNNNNNNNNNNNNNNNNNNNNNNNNNNNNNNNNNNNNNNNNNNNNNNNNNNNNNNNNNNNNNNNNNNNNNNNNNNNNNNNNNNNNNNNNNNNNNNNNNNNNNNNNNNNNNNNNNNNNNNNNNNNNNNNNNNNNNNNNNNNNNNNNNNNNNNNNNNNNNNNNNNNNNNNNNNNNNNNNNNNNNNNNNNNNNNNNNNNNNNNNNNNNNNNNNNNNNNNNNNNNNNNNNNNNNNNNNNNNNNNNNNNNNNNNNNNNNNNNNNNNNNNNNNNNNNNNNNNNNNNNNNNNNNNNNNNNNNNNNNNNNNNNNNNNNNNNNNNNNNNNNNNNNNNNNNNNNNNNNNNNNNNNNNNNNNNNNNNNNNNNNNNNNNNNNNNNNNNNNNNNNNNNNNNNNNNNNNNNNNNNNNNNNNNNNNNNNNNNNNNNNNNNNNNNNNNNNNNNNNNNNNNNNNNNNNNNNNNNNNNNNNNNNNNNNNNNNNNNNNNNNNNNNNNNNNNNNNNNNNNNNNNNNNNNNNNNNNNNNNNNNNNNNNNNNNNNNNNNNNNNNNNNNNNNNNNNNNNNNNNNNNNNNNNNNNNNNNNNNNNNNNNNNNNNNNNNNNNNNNNNNNNNNNNNNNNNNNNNNNNNNNNNNNNNNNNNNNNNNNNNNNNNNNNNNNNNNNNNNNNNNNNNNNNNNNNNNNNNNNNNNNNNNNNNNNNNNNNNNNNNNNNNNNNNNNNNNNNNNNNNNNNNNNNNNNNNNNNNNNNNNNNNNNNNNNNNNNNNNNNNNNNNNNNNNNNNNNNNNNNNNNNNNNNNNNNNNNNNNNNNNNNNNNNNNNNNNNNNNNNNNNNNNNNNNNNNNNNNNNNNNNNNNNNNNNNNNNNNNNNNNNNNNNNNNNNNNNNNNNNNNNNNNNNNNNNNNNNNNNNNNNNNNNNNNNNNNNNNNNNNNNNNNNNNNNNNNNNNNNNNNNNNNNNNNNNNNNNNNNNNNNNNNNNNNNNNNNNNNNNNNNNNNNNNNNNNNNNNNNNNNNNNNNNNNNNNNNNNNNNNNNNNNNNNNNNNNNNNNNNNNNNNNNNNNNNNNNNNNNNNNNNNNNNNNNNNNNNNNNNNNNNNNNNNNNNNNNNNNNNNNNNNNNNNNNNNNNNNNNNNNNNNNNNNNNNNNNNNNNNNNNNNNNNNNNNNNNNNNNNNNNNNNNNNNNNNNNNNNNNNNNNNNNNNNNNNNNNNNNNNNNNNNNNNNNNNNNNNNNNNNNNNNNNNNNNNNNNNNNNNNNNNNNNNNNNNNNNNNNNNNNNNNNNNNNNNNNNNNNNNNNNNNNNNNNNNNNNNNNNNNNNNNNNNNNNNNNNNNNNNNNNNNNNNNNNNNNNNNNNNNNNNNNNNNNNNNNNNNNNNNNNNNNNNNNNNNNNNNNNNNNNNNNNNNNNNNNNNNNNNNNNNNNNNNNNNNNNNNNNNNNNNNNNNNNNNNNNNNNNNNNNNNNNNNNNNNNNNNNNNNNNNNNNNNNNNNNNNNNNNNNNNNNNNNNNNNNNNNNNNNNNNNNNNNNNNNNNNNNNNNNNNNNNNNNNNNNNNNNNNNNNNNNNNNNNNNNNNNNNNNNNNNNNNNNNNNNNNNNNNNNNNNNNNNNNNNNNNNNNNNNNNNNNNNNNNNNNNNNNNNNNNNNNNNNNNNNNNNNNNNNNNNNNNNNNNNNNNNNNNNNNNNNNNNNNNNNNNNNNNNNNNNNNNNNNNNNNNNNNNNNNNNNNNNNNNNNNNNNNNNNNNNNNNNNNNNNNNNNNNNNNNNNNNNNNNNNNNNNNNNNNNNNNNNNNNNNNNNNNNNNNNNNNNNNNNNNNNNNNNNNNNNNNNNNNNNNNNNNNNNNNNNNNNNNNNNNNNNNNNNNNNNNNNNNNNNNNNNNNNNNNNNNNNNNNNNNNNNNNNNNNNNNNNNNNNNNNNNNNNNNNNNNNNNNNNNNNNNNNNNNNNNNNNNNNNNNNNNNNNNNNNNNNNNNNNNNNNNNNNNNNNNNNNNNNNNNNNNNNNNNNNNNNNNNNNNNNNNNNNNNNNNNNNNNNNNNNNNNNNNNNNNNNNNNNNNNNNNNNNNNNNNNNNNNNNNNNNNNNNNNNNNNNNNNNNNNNNNNNNNNNNNNNNNNNNNNNNNNNNNNNNNNNNNNNNNNNNNNNNNNNNNNNNNNNNNNNNNNNNNNNNNNNNNNNNNNNNNNNNNNNNNNNNNNNNNNNNNNNNNNNNNNNNNNNNNNNNNNNNNNNNNNNNNNNNNNNNNNNNNNNNNNNNNNNNNNNNNNNNNNNNNNNNNNNNNNNNNNNNNNNNNNNNNNNNNNNNNNNNNNNNNNNNNNNNNNNNNNNNNNNNNNNNNNNNNNNNNNNNNNNNNNNNNNNNNNNNNNNNNNNNNNNNNNNNNNNNNNNNNNNNNNTAAATAAgattgataaattttaattttttttatttttttagtattatggtattttgtttaattgttCATCCAGTATTCCAATTACAAGTTTTGAACTTGAACCTTACTTAAGTTCTATTAAGGTttaatttggtaaaatttttattttttattaaaaataatttataaaaattaacttttaaaatataattttttaaaaagtatagtatttatatttaataaattaaattaaaaataatttttaataaacacaaGTAGTAACAATTACGTTTAGTGaaatagtttataaaatttaaaaatattataaaagacataaatttaaacgttaaatttaaaaattagttaatatatgaggttatattagacttttaattttgaaaaaaagttttatcttaattattttcaaaagtactctaatcttttaaaaactatAAGTACAAacgtataatattttttatttatcaaacacaaaatgataaatttatacttttaaaaaacaccaacactttttcgaaaaaattttccAAATCAAGCCTAAATCGCTTACcacttttgagttttgatcaatgtttatattttttatcctaGTGAAAAAATGTATATGtttcaatattttatatatttatactcAAAATGACAGTTAGGTTAACCCGGAAGGCCAGAAAATGTCGATGGTTCGTCGATCATCATTTTGAATATggagaaaatttaaaattctaagtCAATTATTCTGATTTTCGAGGTACTTACAAATCAATAAAGTATTAATCATTTTAGCCAGAGTCATAAGATTTGGGATCTTATCTAGTATTCACCATGTGCCAATGATATTAAGAACCGTGTAGGAAATTagatttaaaatgataaaaatttagGTATAATTATTttcacaaaattattttcacgTGAAGtccataaataaaattttttagatgatttgatataaagaaaattatttgtGAGTTTTTGCggtttaaaatatataacaaatatgtAATTGTGTGTAAATGTAACAAATACAATTCGGACACAAAATATACATTACATCTTGTAATAGAgtgaaaaatatcatttattaaCCCACCATACACTTTTCCATTTTTccttcaatttattatttttacttaacGATAAAGTAATAAGGTTAAAACTCAGGTGcggtcgacttcacgtgaaattgatagttgagagccgttagatgaaaatttagccaaatcagtcaaatcatctaaccactctcaactatcaacatTACGTGAAATCAATCGCACCTGAATTTTTACCAAGtaataatatcattctcattcctTGACCCAATTGATGAACTCATTGAGATTCTTATCACCTTCAACTTTGTTCTTGATCATCATTTCCTTGAGTTTCAacgatctctctttaattccttcATCTTCAAATAACATTTCCACCTTCTTCTTTATCTCTTCCCTTGATACCAATCCATTTTCATCCTTCTCAAATTCAATCCCAACTTTCCACACATCACAAATATATGTCTTATTAATGATTTGGTCACTACAAAAAGGCCAACACAAAAAAGGGACACCGCAACACACACCTTCCATAGTCGAATTCCAACCACAATGACTAACAAAACAAGCTATGGAAGGGTGACTCAAAACTTTCTTCTTTTGCATCACCCAACCAACAATTTTACCTTTATTTCCCTTAAAATTTTCCGGGTATAATAAtgggttattattattatttttgttaataaccCAAAGAAAAGGCTTGTTAAGAAAATCAAGTCCAAGAGCGAGTTCCTTGAATTGTTCCTTACTAGGTGATACCATGCTACCAAATGAAATGTATACAACGGATTTTGGTGGTTGCTGATCCAGCCATTCTTGGCATGttttttcttcacttttgtTGTAATTAGTTGCAATCAATGGACCTATTGGTACGAGATTTGGTGATATGGAAAAGGGTCCTGGCTCAAGATCAATGGTTGTGTTGCAAAGCCACCATTTTGCTAGCTTTAGGGTTTGAATCTCTTGCTTCATGTGATGGAAGTAGAAAGTGTTATCCAAACAGTACCATGGCATGGCACTTGCATCTATCATAGGCATGTTTGAGCACAACTTAATTTTCTCATGTTCTTTGCTTAGAAGTCCTGATGAAATTCCAAAGAGAtaattaactatatatataagatataaTTGCTTGGGACTTATATTTATAAATGTATTTAGATATTGGTGAAAACTCAGATCCAGTCGACTTTGCGTGAAGTTGATAGCCGAGAgctattagatgaaaatttagtcaatcagtcaaatcatctaacggctctcagttatcaacttcatgtgaagtcgactgcacatGAGTTTTCCCCTTAGATATTTCTGTGCACTTTTTCTagaaattcttaaaaaataatcatactCAACTTTTATGggatttattaaatttaactcaattcttttctattttaaaatatacatgaattttctttgaattttatttatataaattgtattttgagtataacaataaataaaaataaatgtcatacatgcagaaaaataaatgagagtcataataaattttattaaataaaatatatcttcGGTTTTATCTATATATTATAAACTACATAAATAAACACAGATCATATTgataagttaaataaaaaatagattagaTTAAGAGATTTTTTGCTTTAAAAACACATAAAAACTTTCTCTTCATGAATAGTACAtattatatgaaaattaatatttctgAATGAGTTTTACATTTTCAAGTGattaaattaacataattaagtaaaatatttcTTACCATTTTGAGAATCTATAATTCCCTCATCAATGAGCCTCTGCATGGAATCAAAGGAGGCCAAGGAAGTTGCTGAGGCAGGCCAGAACAAAGCCCCTTTGAGGCCCAAATCGAGAGCAACTTGCAAGGCCCAACCCATGTTCTTTGTGACAATGACACAAGTAATCTTGTTATCACTATCCATAGCATTCACATCTTCTATAAACTTTGGAAGCATAGCCACCATTGTGGTTTTTATGGACAATATAACCTTGGGCTGATCACTTCCATCATCTTCAGGGCCCAACCCATCTGGTAGGGACACCACTCTCATTTGTGATTTTACAAATTTACCTTCACTTGCAGCCCTATTCACCCTATTGAAGTTGTTATCTGAGGTCAAgaaagtgattttgtatccattTGTGGCCAAAACTtgacaaaattgaaaaagggGACTAATATGTCCTAGGATTGGGTATGGTATTGCTAGAAAATGTGGTATCCCCATGCCTCTTAGATAATGGATCAATAAAAAATTGCAAAGAACAAGTTTTGTGTGTGTATGTTGTTtagaataattgttgatttgtTATTATATAAAGGATTCACACATTGAATCTGCCAAATGCCAATATTGATGGACaatttatatcttttcaagTCAAAATAACGTATGCTCTAGGTTTGATTTAAGAAAATGTTATTTGGCATATTTCAAGTCATAACGTATGCActggatttgattttaaaagctATATTTGGTAATTGGTATATGAAGAATGTCCTTAGAGAAACTTTCCAAAAGAAAATTTCTAGAGAATAGTCCTATATTTAGATgtataagaaaaattataagaaaaactGCTTTAGTTGACCAATAAGTTTTAAGCTCATGTATTGTCaataattctatttttcatcattcttttctttacaaaaagaagaaagcataTATACTTGCTTAACGTAACTCATAAAATAAAGCTAACAATGACTTAGTATTCATGGATGGTCATAGAGTGAGCAATACTTCACAATTTTGATTTGTATTGTTTTTGTCTAAAGTCTCTAATACGTTGTTGATTTGTTAAATGGAGTTGTTATAGATGACAAAAACTAAACATATTCTAAAAAGACATCCATTTTGAGTTCACattgttaatataaaaaaattttaattttgttctataaatatatttgtaaaTGTTCATTGACTTTAAAACTGTATTTGTTTTGGGAGACTGATACTGAGATTAAAGACTAATGCTTAATATTATGTTggtgataaaaaatttaaactaaaattttagtgaTGAGATACAAAATTTCACTTCctttagtataaaaatttaatttagtcttttatttttcaatccttATCTCTCTTCTAAACACAATCTAAGAGTATATGTTGTGCCTAGGGCTGGAAGTGAGCCGAGATGAGTTGAGCTAGACCAAGCTCAAGCTCGACTCACCAAAATTGAGCTTGACTTACGACTCGACTCATTAACAATCGAGCCTATTTTTTAAGCTCAAGCTCGACTCACCGAAAGCTTACGAGTTGGCTCAAGCTCACGAGCTGactcaaataatagaaacataaatacaaaatctataattttatatcaataaattataacttatatattttaaaaaatatttaaaaagaacaattttatatattgtttatctatcaataaatataaattttttatttatgttcaacatcaaaattatatgtaataaataaatataaaattttaaataattaaaatcattaatatatataattatatattactatttcatatgcatatatattatattaaaagtatatatatataaaatcgaGTCAGCTTACGAGCTAATGAACTGAACTTATCTATACTCAAGTtcgactcatttaatttatgagctcaattCTAAGTTCAAACT from Arachis duranensis cultivar V14167 chromosome 4, aradu.V14167.gnm2.J7QH, whole genome shotgun sequence encodes:
- the LOC107486651 gene encoding UDP-glycosyltransferase 83A1-like, translated to MGIPHFLAIPYPILGHISPLFQFCQVLATNGYKITFLTSDNNFNRVNRAASEGKFVKSQMRVVSLPDGLGPEDDGSDQPKVILSIKTTMVAMLPKFIEDVNAMDSDNKITCVIVTKNMGWALQVALDLGLKGALFWPASATSLASFDSMQRLIDEGIIDSQNGLLSKEHEKIKLCSNMPMIDASAMPWYCLDNTFYFHHMKQEIQTLKLAKWWLCNTTIDLEPGPFSISPNLVPIGPLIATNYNKSEEKTCQEWLDQQPPKSVVYISFGSMVSPSKEQFKELALGLDFLNKPFLWVINKNNNNNPLLYPENFKGNKGKIVGWVMQKKKVLSHPSIACFVSHCGWNSTMEGVCCGVPFLCWPFCSDQIINKTYICDVWKVGIEFEKDENGLVSREEIKKKVEMLFEDEGIKERSLKLKEMMIKNKVEGDKNLNEFINWVKE